In Thermococcus zilligii AN1, a genomic segment contains:
- the rpl4p gene encoding 50S ribosomal protein L4 has protein sequence MKVKVFNLEGEPVEEIELPKVFATPFRPDLIRRAVIASWTHRIQPQGRDPQAGKRRVTENIGKGHDMARVERIKTPPRFAAFVPFAVGGRRTHPPKVEKIIWEDVNRKERRLAIMSAIAATANPDLVKARGHIVDNVPAFPLVVVDDLEKVFKTAQTREIFKKLGIWDDIERAKANTGIRAGKGKMRGRRYKKAKGPLIVVAKNEGIVQGARNHPGVDVVTVDNLGVELLAPGTHPGRLTIWTKGAIERLREIYG, from the coding sequence ATGAAGGTTAAGGTTTTCAACCTCGAAGGCGAGCCGGTGGAGGAGATCGAGCTTCCCAAGGTCTTTGCCACGCCTTTCAGGCCCGACCTCATAAGGCGCGCAGTCATCGCTTCATGGACTCACAGGATACAGCCACAGGGCAGGGACCCCCAGGCGGGTAAGAGAAGGGTTACCGAGAACATCGGAAAGGGCCACGACATGGCGAGGGTTGAGAGGATAAAGACCCCGCCGAGGTTTGCCGCATTCGTCCCCTTCGCGGTCGGAGGAAGAAGGACCCACCCGCCGAAGGTCGAGAAGATCATCTGGGAGGACGTCAACAGGAAGGAGCGCAGGTTAGCTATAATGAGCGCCATCGCCGCAACGGCAAACCCAGACCTCGTTAAGGCCAGGGGTCACATCGTAGACAACGTTCCTGCCTTCCCGCTCGTTGTAGTTGACGACCTCGAGAAGGTCTTCAAAACGGCACAGACCAGGGAGATATTCAAGAAGCTCGGTATCTGGGACGACATCGAGAGGGCAAAGGCGAACACCGGAATAAGGGCCGGAAAGGGCAAGATGCGTGGAAGGAGATACAAGAAGGCCAAGGGCCCGCTCATCGTCGTTGCAAAGAACGAGGGCATCGTCCAGGGGGCCAGGAACCACCCCGGAGTTGATGTCGTTACCGTTGACAACCTCGGTGTCGAGCTGCTCGCCCCGGGAACCCACCCGGGAAGGCTCACAATCTGGACGAAGGGTGCGATAGAGAGGCTTAGGGAGATCTACGGGTGA
- a CDS encoding 30S ribosomal protein S19 — protein MARKEFRYRGYTLDELLNMPLEEFAKLLPSRQRRSLKRGLPPEQKKLLRKIRLAKKGKYNKPIRTHSRDMVILPEMVGITIHVHNGKEFVPVEIKEEMIGHYLGEFAMTRKVVHHGAPGVGATRSSMFVAVK, from the coding sequence ATGGCGAGAAAGGAATTTAGATATAGGGGTTATACGCTCGATGAGTTGCTCAACATGCCCCTTGAGGAGTTCGCCAAGCTCCTCCCCTCCAGGCAGAGGAGGAGCCTTAAGAGGGGCCTTCCACCCGAGCAGAAGAAGCTCCTCAGGAAGATAAGGCTTGCCAAGAAGGGCAAGTACAACAAGCCGATAAGGACCCACAGCAGGGACATGGTTATACTCCCTGAGATGGTCGGCATAACCATCCACGTCCACAACGGCAAGGAGTTCGTCCCGGTTGAGATAAAGGAGGAGATGATAGGCCACTACCTCGGGGAGTTTGCCATGACGAGAAAGGTTGTCCACCACGGCGCACCGGGTGTCGGTGCAACGAGGTCATCGATGTTCGTGGCGGTTAAGTGA
- a CDS encoding 50S ribosomal protein L3 produces MGNIHRPRRGSLAYSPRKRARSIVPKIRNWPEDSEVRMLGFAGYKAGMTHILMIDDNPGLTKGKEIFAPVTIVEVPPLFVYGIRAYRQGYLGLETATEVWFHKLNDHVRRRIKTLPKDYSEEAFQARLGQLEDLVNEGEVVDVRLLVHTQPWLIGLKKKPEVMEYAIGGNDIAAKFEYAKERIGREIRASEVLHEGELLDVVAVTKGKGTQGPVKRWGVKIQFHKAQRAGKGRHVGNLGPWHPARVMWTVPQAGQTGFHHRTELNKRLIAIGENGKLNLDGNEIEITPKGGFPHYGIVRSDFLMIEGTIPGSFKRIIRVRPAIRPPAKKPPVERPQITYISRESKQ; encoded by the coding sequence ATGGGAAACATACACAGGCCAAGGAGAGGTTCACTGGCATATTCCCCGAGGAAGAGGGCCAGGAGCATAGTGCCCAAGATTAGAAACTGGCCAGAGGACAGTGAAGTCAGGATGCTGGGCTTTGCGGGCTATAAGGCCGGGATGACCCACATCCTCATGATAGACGACAACCCCGGACTCACCAAAGGAAAGGAGATATTCGCACCGGTCACCATAGTAGAGGTTCCGCCGCTCTTCGTCTACGGCATCAGGGCTTACAGACAGGGCTACCTCGGCCTTGAAACGGCGACCGAGGTCTGGTTCCACAAGCTGAACGACCACGTCAGGAGAAGGATAAAGACCCTGCCCAAGGACTACAGCGAAGAGGCGTTCCAGGCCAGGCTCGGCCAGCTTGAAGACCTCGTCAACGAGGGTGAGGTAGTCGACGTTCGCCTTCTCGTCCACACCCAGCCGTGGCTCATCGGGCTCAAGAAGAAGCCGGAAGTCATGGAGTACGCCATTGGCGGCAACGATATCGCGGCAAAGTTCGAATACGCCAAGGAGAGGATAGGCAGAGAGATAAGGGCCAGCGAGGTTCTCCACGAGGGCGAGCTTCTCGACGTTGTGGCGGTTACCAAGGGCAAGGGAACCCAGGGTCCGGTCAAGCGCTGGGGCGTCAAGATCCAGTTCCACAAGGCCCAGCGTGCTGGAAAGGGCAGACACGTCGGTAACCTCGGCCCGTGGCACCCGGCTCGCGTTATGTGGACTGTCCCGCAGGCCGGTCAGACGGGCTTCCACCACAGGACCGAGCTCAACAAGAGGCTCATCGCCATAGGGGAGAACGGAAAGCTCAACCTGGACGGTAACGAGATTGAGATAACCCCCAAGGGTGGCTTCCCGCACTACGGAATCGTCAGGAGTGACTTCCTCATGATAGAGGGCACGATTCCGGGCTCATTCAAGAGGATAATAAGGGTTAGGCCGGCCATAAGGCCGCCCGCGAAGAAGCCGCCCGTTGAGAGGCCGCAGATAACTTACATCAGTAGGGAGTCCAAGCAGTGA
- a CDS encoding 50S ribosomal protein L23 — protein MDPYKVIVRPVVTEKAVSLIEKENKLTFIVDKRATKQEIKRAVEKMFQVKVEKVNTLITMKGEKKAYVKLKPEYNASEVAARMGLF, from the coding sequence ATGGATCCGTACAAGGTTATCGTAAGGCCCGTCGTTACCGAAAAGGCCGTTTCACTCATTGAGAAGGAGAACAAGCTCACCTTCATAGTGGACAAGAGGGCAACCAAGCAGGAGATCAAGAGGGCCGTGGAAAAGATGTTCCAGGTCAAGGTTGAGAAGGTCAACACCCTCATAACCATGAAAGGCGAGAAGAAGGCCTACGTGAAGCTCAAGCCCGAGTACAACGCAAGTGAGGTTGCCGCAAGAATGGGATTGTTCTGA
- a CDS encoding putative RNA uridine N3 methyltransferase has translation MAWHVFIPDSLLEERDDPKIRTYKVGQIARACAIFGVEHIWIYGAGGKDGKFIKTILEYAETPQYLRKKLFPLMPELKYAGVIPPLRTPHHKLEGKPEVGEIREGFAFRKGRRVYADIGLDELAMVEGDIEGRATFRIVSLRPLRVVPAKPAEYWGYRVHLTEESLAKTLKKARLDLVIATSRRGRDIREVKLPPLEGEVGFVFGSPRKGVMELLGGEEFEFDLILNTIPDQRTETVRTEEALLATLAIFNLIRRD, from the coding sequence ATGGCCTGGCACGTCTTCATTCCGGATTCACTCCTCGAAGAGCGCGATGACCCAAAGATCAGAACCTACAAGGTCGGACAGATAGCCAGGGCCTGTGCAATCTTCGGCGTCGAGCACATCTGGATTTACGGGGCCGGCGGGAAGGACGGGAAATTCATCAAGACCATCCTCGAATACGCGGAAACGCCGCAGTACCTCAGGAAGAAGCTGTTCCCGCTCATGCCAGAGCTCAAGTACGCCGGCGTTATACCGCCGCTCAGGACGCCCCACCACAAGCTCGAGGGAAAGCCGGAGGTTGGCGAAATCCGCGAGGGCTTCGCCTTCAGGAAGGGCAGAAGGGTCTACGCGGACATCGGGCTTGACGAACTCGCGATGGTCGAAGGGGACATCGAGGGGCGTGCGACGTTCAGGATTGTCTCGTTAAGACCGCTCAGAGTGGTGCCAGCGAAGCCAGCTGAATACTGGGGGTACAGGGTGCACCTGACGGAGGAGTCGCTGGCGAAAACACTTAAAAAGGCCAGGCTGGATCTGGTCATCGCGACCTCCAGGAGGGGTCGCGACATCCGGGAGGTGAAGCTTCCCCCGCTGGAGGGGGAGGTCGGTTTCGTGTTTGGCTCACCGAGGAAGGGTGTGATGGAGCTCCTCGGCGGAGAGGAGTTTGAGTTTGATCTGATCCTCAACACGATCCCTGATCAGCGGACTGAAACGGTCCGCACCGAGGAGGCTCTCCTCGCTACGCTCGCGATATTTAACCTCATAAGGAGGGATTGA
- a CDS encoding RNA ligase, with the protein MVSPQFRHLLLKLGLPEERLLVLEGKGGIVEDEFEGVRYVRFRDSAGGLRRGTVVFENGEAVIGFPHIKRIVQLENGIKRVFKSRPFYVEEKVDGYNVRVVKVGEKVLALTRGGFVCPFTTERIGDFVDFEFFKDYPDLVLAGEVAGPESPYIVEGPPYVKEDIGFFLFDIQEKGTGKSLPVEERYKLAEEYGIPQVESFGLFDYSRLDELYDLIGRLSREKREGIVMKSPDMMKMAKYATPYANINDLKIGSHVFRDLPHGYFMGRIERLAFYLAEKHLKGEEFEEYAKALGKALLRPFVESIHEVAHGGEVEETFTVRVKGIGTAHRMVTHFERLGVEIHIEDIEDLKNGYWRITFKRVYPEATRQIRELWNGLAFVD; encoded by the coding sequence ATGGTGAGCCCACAGTTCAGGCATCTCCTCCTCAAGCTGGGCCTCCCCGAGGAGAGGCTGCTCGTTCTTGAGGGTAAGGGAGGCATCGTTGAGGACGAGTTTGAGGGCGTCAGATACGTCCGCTTCCGCGATTCTGCCGGGGGACTCCGCAGGGGGACGGTAGTTTTTGAGAACGGAGAAGCCGTTATCGGCTTTCCCCACATAAAGAGGATCGTTCAGCTTGAGAACGGAATAAAGCGGGTCTTCAAGAGCAGGCCCTTCTACGTCGAGGAGAAGGTGGACGGCTACAACGTCCGCGTCGTTAAGGTCGGGGAGAAAGTCCTCGCCCTCACCCGCGGCGGCTTCGTCTGCCCGTTCACGACGGAGAGGATAGGGGACTTTGTGGACTTCGAGTTTTTCAAAGACTACCCCGACCTTGTCCTGGCGGGGGAGGTGGCCGGGCCCGAAAGCCCTTACATAGTTGAGGGGCCGCCCTACGTGAAGGAGGATATAGGGTTCTTCCTCTTCGATATCCAGGAGAAGGGAACCGGAAAGAGCCTGCCGGTTGAGGAGCGCTATAAACTCGCTGAGGAGTACGGGATTCCGCAGGTCGAGAGCTTTGGCCTCTTTGATTACTCCCGCCTGGATGAGCTCTATGACCTAATAGGGAGGCTCAGCAGGGAGAAGAGGGAGGGCATCGTCATGAAGAGCCCGGACATGATGAAGATGGCGAAGTACGCGACTCCTTACGCCAACATCAACGACCTAAAGATAGGCTCGCACGTGTTCCGCGACCTCCCCCACGGCTACTTCATGGGAAGGATAGAGAGGCTCGCCTTCTACTTGGCTGAGAAGCACCTCAAAGGAGAGGAGTTCGAAGAGTACGCCAAAGCCCTCGGAAAGGCCCTGCTGAGGCCCTTCGTCGAGAGCATACACGAGGTGGCGCACGGAGGGGAGGTCGAGGAGACCTTCACCGTCAGGGTGAAGGGCATAGGCACCGCCCACAGGATGGTCACCCACTTCGAGAGGCTGGGCGTTGAGATCCACATCGAGGACATCGAGGATTTGAAGAACGGCTACTGGAGGATAACCTTTAAGCGGGTCTATCCAGAGGCCACGCGCCAGATACGGGAGCTGTGGAACGGGCTGGCGTTTGTGGACTGA
- a CDS encoding 50S ribosomal protein L16, which yields MGLRPAKIDRDVDKPAYTRREYIRGAPGPKITIFDMGEPSAEFEYEVSLHAKQAMQIRQNALEAIRIQVNRYLQTAVGKNNYHFKIRVYPFQVLRENPMATGRKADRYGNGMRRPFGKPIGLAARVKKDQKILTVWVNEAHLKFAIDSMRRAKMKLPYSAYYRIYDREGNDVTTKVLSAMKL from the coding sequence ATGGGACTGAGGCCAGCAAAGATTGATAGGGACGTTGACAAGCCCGCTTACACGAGGAGGGAGTACATCCGCGGTGCTCCCGGGCCGAAGATAACGATATTCGACATGGGCGAACCTTCGGCCGAGTTTGAGTACGAGGTCAGCCTTCACGCCAAGCAGGCCATGCAGATAAGGCAGAACGCCCTTGAGGCCATCCGTATACAGGTCAACAGGTACCTTCAGACGGCCGTCGGAAAGAACAACTACCACTTCAAGATAAGGGTTTACCCGTTCCAGGTGCTCAGGGAGAACCCGATGGCTACCGGAAGGAAGGCCGACCGTTACGGAAACGGTATGCGCAGGCCCTTTGGAAAGCCGATTGGACTGGCGGCGAGGGTTAAGAAGGATCAGAAAATCCTCACCGTCTGGGTGAACGAGGCCCACCTTAAGTTTGCCATTGACTCGATGCGCAGGGCAAAGATGAAGCTGCCCTACTCAGCCTACTACAGGATCTACGATAGGGAAGGCAACGACGTCACCACCAAGGTTCTTTCCGCGATGAAGCTCTGA
- a CDS encoding 50S ribosomal protein L2, whose amino-acid sequence MGKSLIQQRRGKGTTTFRAPSHRYRGAVKYIPLNITREKTIRGVVEEILHDPGRTAPVARVKLEDGTKKLIIAPEGVLVGQEIYIGPEAPVDTGNTLPLANIPEGTYVYNIEGTPGDGGKYVRAGGTYALVVSREKDKVIVQLPSGELKQFKPDCRATIGIVAGGGRLEKPIVKAGKAYYIAKARNRFWPKPRGVKMNAVNHPHGGKEHHIGSPSTVSRRAAPGQKVGHIAARRTGRRK is encoded by the coding sequence ATGGGAAAGAGTTTGATCCAGCAGAGGAGAGGTAAGGGAACCACGACCTTTAGGGCCCCCTCCCACAGGTACAGGGGCGCTGTTAAGTACATTCCGCTCAACATCACGAGGGAGAAGACCATCAGGGGAGTCGTTGAGGAAATCCTCCATGACCCTGGAAGAACGGCCCCAGTTGCCCGCGTTAAGTTGGAGGATGGGACTAAGAAGCTTATCATTGCCCCCGAGGGAGTTCTCGTTGGCCAGGAGATTTACATCGGCCCCGAGGCTCCAGTAGATACGGGCAACACCCTTCCCCTCGCAAACATACCTGAGGGAACGTACGTATACAACATCGAGGGCACCCCTGGAGACGGTGGGAAGTACGTCCGCGCCGGGGGAACCTACGCCCTCGTCGTGAGCAGGGAGAAGGACAAAGTCATAGTCCAGCTCCCGAGCGGTGAGCTCAAGCAGTTCAAGCCCGATTGCAGGGCAACGATAGGCATTGTCGCCGGCGGTGGTAGGCTTGAGAAGCCCATCGTCAAGGCCGGTAAGGCCTACTACATAGCCAAGGCCAGGAACAGGTTCTGGCCGAAGCCGAGGGGTGTCAAGATGAACGCGGTCAACCACCCGCACGGTGGTAAGGAGCACCACATCGGTAGTCCGAGCACAGTGTCGAGGAGAGCCGCTCCAGGTCAGAAGGTTGGTCACATAGCCGCGAGAAGAACTGGTAGGAGGAAGTGA